The Saccharolobus shibatae B12 genomic interval GATATTGGCATTTATAATAATTTATATAATATTAATGGAATTTCCAATAAAGTCTTCAGGTACAAAAGACATTTATACGAAAAAGAAGAAAGGTAAAAATAAATAGTGGTCGATTATGGGAGGGAAAAGACGAAAGAGGACTAAAATTATCAGAGTAAAGCCTAAATTACCGAAAACATTTGAATGCCCTAGATGTGGAAAGGTCTCAATTAGTGTAAAGATAAAAGATAATGTTGCAACAATTACATGTGGAAGTTGTGGTCTTTATACTGAAATTGAAGTACCTCCTGTATTTGATGAGGCAAATGCTTATTCCAAATTCATAGACATGTACTTGGAGGGAAGATTACAAATAAAAGAGAGAACGAATGAAAATACGGAAGAAGAAAATGAAATTGAAGGGGAAAGTGAAGAAATACCTCATGGACAAGTTGAATGATAATGAAAAATTACATTTTTCTCTCCTAGACCCATTTAAAATTAATTCTAGTGAAGAGCTTAAATATATAGCTAAGAACTTATATAACGCTGGAACCGATGCATTTCTTATTGGAGGCACATTAGGTGTTTCTAAAGATAAATTAGATTTTGTCATATCCTTACTTGACGATTATGAAATACCGAAGATTATATTCCCTAGCAATATAAACCTTTTATCTGAGAAGGCTGATGCATTATTATTTTTATCCCTATTAAACTCTGACGATATATATTATGTGATAGGTGCACAAATAGTAGCTGCTCCAATCATAAAAATGTTACAAATGGAGGTAATACCAACTGCTTATGTAATAGTGGGACACGGAGGTACTGCAGCACACATAGGCAAGGCCAGAGTAATACCATATGATAATTTTGAGTTAGCAACTGCCTATACTTTAGCCGCGGAGTATTTAGGAATGGATTTTGTTTACCTCGAGGCCGGATCTGGAGCCCCAGAACCAATAAGGCCAGAAATGATATCTTTTATCAAAAAGGCTTCCAGTATCCCGTTAATTATAGGAGGTGGAATAAGAAGCGTGGAAGTCGCTTTAAAATTAGTTGAAGCCGGAGCAAATATAATTGTTACTGGAAATATAATTGAAAGTGACGTCGATAAGGCAATAAAAATAATAAGGGGAATAAAGAATAAATAGCCAAGGAAGAGGGGTTTATAATGCCTTCATCAAAGAAGAAAAAAGAGACTGTCCCAGTAATGTCAATGGCAGGATTAATTAGATATTATGAGGAGGAAAACGAGAAAATCAAGATAAATCCTAAAATTGTAATAGGAGCTAGTCTAGCATTAACAATTATCGTTATAGTGATCACAAAACTATTTTAAAGTTATGAACGAGAAAGTTAATTATGGGACCCCTAGCGGGGGTAACGGGATAAAACCCTGAGGAAACTCCGGCCTCCAACCCTTGCAAGAACCCCGAAAGGGGTAGGGATAGGATCCCTGGCAACTACACAGAAACGAAGTCCTAATACTAGATAGATGAACGGAACTACTAGCAAGTAATTGCTAGTAGTACGTGATAGATGAAAGTGTTGGGACTTGAAACGGTAGACCTCTTGGGAGCAAGTTAAAGGGGAATGAATAAAGGGTTGACTCCTTGTAGTACGCTTAGTCGAATCCCCCAATACAGAAGCCGGGTTATGCTAGGGGTCCCTACTAGTATATTAGTGAAAACCTTTCTACACTGTTAAAGTGATAGTTTATTATCGAGATCTTTAGACGTTATAAAATAGAAAATTTCGTCTCTAGTTAAAATATATCGCTCTTGTCCTTCTCTAAAAGACTAAGCTTACCTTTATCACCTATATCATTATATATTAATTATTTAGAGTTATTTTAAAAAATATTTGAATTATTGGTTATCTTCACATATATTTTTATCTTTTCCAAAATCAATCAAAAAAGATACATTAATTGTCGCAAAGTTCTTATAGCTATATAAAATTAAAACTCTGTGGATAAAAGTGGCTAGTGCGATAGTCCTTATAAATACAGATGCTGGAGGAGAAGAAGAGGTATTCGAAAAACTAAAAAACATGAATGAAGTCGTGGAAGCATATGTAGTTTATGGGGTGTATGATATCGTAATAAAAGTTGAAACTGAAAATATGGACAAGCTAAAGAATTTCATCAGTAATTCCATACGAAAGATACCTAAAGTAAGATCGACATTGACAATGATAATAATGGAGGGAAGAAGTGTAATAAAGAAATGAAATATATAATAGGGATTGACGACCACGATTCCTACAAGTTTGGTTGCACTACACATTTTTCTGTTATTCTGACCTCCTATTTGTATAAAAACCATAATATTATTTT includes:
- a CDS encoding Lrp/AsnC ligand binding domain-containing protein translates to MASAIVLINTDAGGEEEVFEKLKNMNEVVEAYVVYGVYDIVIKVETENMDKLKNFISNSIRKIPKVRSTLTMIIMEGRSVIKK
- a CDS encoding preprotein translocase subunit Sec61beta, with the translated sequence MPSSKKKKETVPVMSMAGLIRYYEEENEKIKINPKIVIGASLALTIIVIVITKLF
- a CDS encoding transcription elongation factor; protein product: MGGKRRKRTKIIRVKPKLPKTFECPRCGKVSISVKIKDNVATITCGSCGLYTEIEVPPVFDEANAYSKFIDMYLEGRLQIKERTNENTEEENEIEGESEEIPHGQVE
- a CDS encoding phosphoglycerol geranylgeranyltransferase; the protein is MKLKGKVKKYLMDKLNDNEKLHFSLLDPFKINSSEELKYIAKNLYNAGTDAFLIGGTLGVSKDKLDFVISLLDDYEIPKIIFPSNINLLSEKADALLFLSLLNSDDIYYVIGAQIVAAPIIKMLQMEVIPTAYVIVGHGGTAAHIGKARVIPYDNFELATAYTLAAEYLGMDFVYLEAGSGAPEPIRPEMISFIKKASSIPLIIGGGIRSVEVALKLVEAGANIIVTGNIIESDVDKAIKIIRGIKNK